The Candidatus Edwardsbacteria bacterium genome has a segment encoding these proteins:
- a CDS encoding FlgD immunoglobulin-like domain containing protein, with product MKKTLIAMVLVTLAVLPALAGVWVEDFEPATFPPDGWSKSYNFPIWSRSTKCSGYGTGVASAKADFYNTYYIWTVAGRWEDLITLDVPPTGASDSLKFDHAYACYSSASGGEKDTLRISTSTDGGSNWTELITLIGGRLGPLNTGGYTATDFVPTAAQWATKMYTIPTGTNKIKFMAKSAAGNNLYIDNVKISSPSPAHDVCAMSVRAPAGPITPKASVSPQVLVKNMGQNTESFNTTCNIAPIGGSQVYSQTLPVTNLAAGATQTLTFPSWSPDSGEMYTVSGITSLAGDLYAANDTNQSTPSAYYSPNRVMVDQFTCTSCAPCVAGNDTMNDVYRDLKDSLTLIRTHVWWPTNNDPYYLGRGPDTMENRARRTYNTVSYVPWITVGGIVHPNYTEARAYILSQKKIAQPLTISLEGWYDASGDSGVITAVIKATGRFLAASKASLTLRYAITEDSSLYTGTNGDPIHHQVLRDMIPDNNGVPIAIDKDQTVVNSQKYTIYTGGVVPYTWTEKNCQFVVYVQNDVTKEVLQSATCGLNAIPPSAVELCAFTGMAVNGGIALQWRTSSEFENAEWLIERSTSPGEGFIRIAEVAAENNPNGHIYSYTDRTTQPYTDYYYRLGDKDIHGKITWNSTVLITSQGVAITKFWLAAGRPNPCRDQATFEYALPQPGEVSIRIFDICGRLVSTLPMGPQNAGLQQAVWDLRDNTGKPAANGVYFFRMTAGEHTATRKITVLR from the coding sequence ATGAAAAAAACCTTGATCGCAATGGTCCTCGTAACGCTGGCTGTTTTGCCGGCACTGGCCGGGGTCTGGGTGGAGGATTTCGAGCCGGCCACCTTTCCGCCTGACGGCTGGTCGAAAAGCTATAACTTTCCCATCTGGTCACGCTCCACCAAATGTAGCGGCTACGGCACCGGGGTGGCGTCCGCCAAGGCTGATTTTTACAATACGTATTACATATGGACGGTGGCGGGCAGATGGGAGGACCTGATAACTTTGGATGTGCCGCCGACCGGGGCCAGCGATTCGCTTAAATTCGATCATGCCTATGCTTGCTATTCTTCAGCCAGCGGGGGAGAGAAGGACACCCTGAGGATCTCCACCTCCACCGATGGAGGTTCGAATTGGACTGAGTTGATAACCCTGATCGGGGGACGGCTGGGGCCCCTGAATACCGGGGGATATACCGCGACTGATTTTGTTCCCACCGCCGCCCAGTGGGCCACCAAGATGTACACCATTCCGACCGGGACCAACAAGATAAAGTTCATGGCGAAATCGGCCGCCGGGAATAATCTGTACATAGACAACGTCAAGATCTCCTCGCCCTCCCCGGCCCATGACGTCTGCGCCATGAGCGTGCGGGCTCCGGCCGGACCGATCACTCCCAAAGCGTCGGTGTCACCCCAGGTGCTGGTGAAGAACATGGGCCAGAACACCGAGAGTTTCAACACCACCTGCAACATCGCTCCGATCGGAGGCAGCCAGGTCTACAGCCAGACCCTGCCGGTCACCAACCTGGCGGCCGGGGCCACCCAGACCCTGACCTTTCCCAGCTGGTCCCCCGACTCGGGGGAGATGTACACAGTTTCCGGCATCACCAGCCTGGCCGGGGACCTTTATGCCGCCAATGATACCAACCAAAGCACCCCCTCGGCCTATTATTCCCCCAACCGGGTGATGGTGGACCAGTTCACCTGCACCAGCTGTGCCCCTTGCGTAGCGGGGAACGACACCATGAACGACGTATACCGGGACCTCAAGGACTCCCTGACCCTGATCCGCACCCATGTCTGGTGGCCCACCAACAACGATCCCTATTACCTGGGACGGGGACCGGATACCATGGAGAACCGGGCCCGCCGGACCTATAACACCGTTTCCTATGTGCCCTGGATCACGGTGGGGGGGATAGTTCATCCCAATTACACCGAAGCCAGAGCTTATATATTAAGCCAAAAAAAGATCGCCCAGCCCCTGACAATAAGCCTGGAAGGCTGGTATGACGCCAGCGGGGATTCCGGGGTCATAACTGCAGTAATAAAAGCCACCGGAAGATTCCTCGCGGCTTCCAAAGCCTCGCTTACCCTGCGCTATGCCATTACCGAGGACAGCAGTCTCTATACCGGTACCAACGGCGACCCGATCCATCATCAGGTGCTGCGCGATATGATCCCGGATAACAACGGGGTCCCGATCGCCATCGACAAGGACCAGACCGTGGTCAATTCGCAAAAGTACACAATATACACCGGCGGGGTGGTTCCCTACACCTGGACCGAGAAGAACTGCCAGTTTGTGGTCTATGTACAGAACGATGTCACCAAGGAGGTGCTGCAGAGCGCCACCTGTGGATTGAATGCCATACCACCCTCGGCCGTTGAATTATGCGCCTTTACCGGAATGGCGGTGAACGGAGGGATAGCCCTGCAGTGGAGGACATCCAGCGAGTTCGAAAATGCCGAATGGCTCATCGAGAGATCGACCTCTCCGGGCGAGGGGTTCATTCGAATAGCCGAAGTTGCGGCCGAGAACAATCCCAACGGGCATATTTACAGCTACACCGACCGGACCACCCAGCCCTACACCGACTATTATTATCGCCTGGGTGACAAGGACATCCACGGCAAAATCACCTGGAACAGCACGGTGCTGATCACCAGCCAGGGGGTGGCCATCACCAAGTTCTGGCTGGCCGCCGGGCGGCCCAATCCCTGCCGGGACCAGGCAACTTTTGAGTACGCCCTGCCCCAGCCGGGCGAGGTGTCGATCAGGATCTTCGACATCTGCGGCCGTTTGGTCAGCACATTGCCGATGGGCCCACAGAATGCCGGGCTTCAGCAGGCGGTATGGGACCTGCGCGATAACACCGGAAAACCGGCGGCCAACGGGGTCTACTTCTTCCGGATGACGGCCGGGGAACACACCGCTACCAGGAAGATCACGGTGCTCAGGTAG
- a CDS encoding TlpA disulfide reductase family protein, protein MRKFASIMLAVAGLLVTITAISTAGELNFKLKPLEGKKKVELARVLESGPALIAFWATWCHPCQEELIHIQKLYQMYADSGMSFYAVSIDDAKTAGRVKAVAKGKRFTLPILLDPEQEAMRNFGLANVPGVYILGRDGKLLYQHTGYKPGDEAALEENVRTIIKLAPRSIAPAVCDSVACGADSSCCPVKEDK, encoded by the coding sequence ATGAGAAAATTCGCATCAATCATGCTCGCGGTGGCAGGACTACTGGTGACAATCACAGCCATCTCCACCGCCGGGGAGCTCAATTTCAAGCTCAAACCGCTGGAGGGGAAGAAGAAGGTCGAGTTGGCCCGGGTGCTGGAAAGCGGCCCGGCCCTGATTGCCTTCTGGGCCACCTGGTGCCATCCCTGCCAGGAGGAGCTGATCCACATCCAAAAGCTTTACCAGATGTACGCCGACAGCGGGATGTCATTTTACGCCGTCTCCATCGACGACGCCAAGACCGCCGGCAGGGTCAAGGCGGTGGCCAAGGGGAAACGGTTCACCCTGCCGATCCTGCTGGACCCCGAGCAGGAGGCGATGAGGAACTTCGGCCTGGCCAACGTTCCCGGGGTCTATATCCTGGGCCGGGACGGGAAGCTGCTTTATCAGCATACCGGCTATAAGCCCGGAGACGAGGCAGCCCTGGAGGAGAACGTCAGAACGATCATTAAACTCGCTCCGAGATCAATCGCTCCCGCTGTTTGTGATTCGGTGGCCTGCGGAGCAGATTCTTCCTGTTGTCCGGTCAAGGAGGATAAATGA
- a CDS encoding DUF6029 family protein, with amino-acid sequence MRIIITLSALIMLSGSARAWDISGGNQATIWASQADSTNAYNVLHYKEDCDLRLSGSLKDDIKVEAGLKFLYDQERWDDQPVFSGISKRYLQLRTEDLSARAGTYYATLGRGLVLNCANEQAAKIDRYLDGALVSASLEDLGDARLLFGRIRENTVELDTSKTYFGTEIKMTRFAFITPGLTYLRANAAGPALDPSFGKPADEQYSGILGGTFGPVDLYGEYAGRRTYGRLSPSAGWVGIEDVNGHAFYGSLTAAYTGLGVAMDFKKYQDFDAAINAPPSCNREGRLLNNGQDEYGFQADLTATPWMAWEFRGNYSWARTGEARGELITSDGQVYPGTQKWQDVFVEGRWEAREDIILNAEGRQRQEDNLQPDIIRKEYMGASAGVVWKYEGSRTLSVKAGGNRYRNIYDVEKLYYDEVLAELGWVPLGWLNVFATADLADKPIAEYDDQKSWGEAGCTIDFDQGRQQLKVSAGRTKGGLVCSGGFCRWEPAFKGFKAVWNWKF; translated from the coding sequence ATGAGAATAATAATTACCCTATCTGCTTTGATTATGTTATCTGGCAGCGCCCGGGCCTGGGATATTTCCGGAGGCAACCAAGCGACCATATGGGCCTCGCAGGCCGATTCCACTAATGCCTATAATGTGCTTCATTATAAGGAAGATTGCGACCTGCGGCTGTCCGGCAGTCTCAAGGATGACATCAAGGTTGAAGCCGGGTTGAAGTTTTTATACGACCAGGAGCGCTGGGACGACCAGCCGGTGTTCTCCGGGATCTCCAAACGGTATCTTCAGCTGAGGACCGAAGATCTATCGGCCCGAGCCGGGACCTATTACGCCACCCTGGGCCGGGGCCTGGTGCTGAACTGCGCCAACGAACAGGCCGCCAAGATAGACCGTTATCTGGACGGAGCGCTGGTCTCCGCTTCTTTGGAAGACCTGGGTGATGCCCGTTTGCTTTTCGGGCGGATCAGGGAGAATACTGTGGAACTGGATACGTCAAAGACGTATTTTGGGACAGAAATAAAGATGACCAGATTTGCTTTTATTACTCCGGGGTTGACTTATTTGAGGGCTAACGCCGCCGGTCCGGCCCTGGATCCTTCTTTCGGCAAACCGGCGGACGAGCAATACAGCGGAATCCTGGGCGGAACGTTCGGCCCAGTGGACCTTTACGGGGAGTACGCCGGCCGGCGCACCTACGGGAGGTTGTCACCTTCGGCCGGCTGGGTGGGGATAGAGGACGTTAACGGCCACGCCTTTTATGGCAGCCTGACGGCCGCCTACACCGGGCTGGGAGTGGCGATGGATTTTAAAAAATATCAGGACTTCGATGCCGCCATAAATGCGCCGCCGTCCTGCAACCGGGAGGGCCGACTGTTGAACAACGGTCAGGACGAATACGGTTTTCAGGCCGACCTGACGGCCACTCCCTGGATGGCCTGGGAATTCCGGGGCAACTACTCCTGGGCCCGGACCGGCGAGGCAAGGGGCGAATTGATAACATCCGACGGACAAGTCTACCCCGGCACCCAGAAATGGCAGGATGTTTTTGTGGAGGGGCGGTGGGAGGCCCGGGAGGATATCATTCTTAATGCCGAAGGACGCCAGAGGCAGGAGGACAACCTGCAGCCTGATATCATCAGAAAAGAATATATGGGGGCTTCGGCCGGTGTGGTTTGGAAATACGAAGGGTCCAGAACTCTATCGGTCAAGGCCGGAGGCAACCGCTATAGGAACATCTACGATGTCGAAAAACTTTATTATGACGAGGTTCTGGCCGAACTGGGCTGGGTGCCATTGGGATGGCTGAATGTCTTCGCCACCGCCGATCTGGCCGACAAGCCCATTGCCGAGTATGACGATCAGAAAAGCTGGGGTGAGGCCGGATGCACCATAGATTTCGACCAGGGCCGCCAGCAGCTGAAGGTCTCGGCCGGCCGGACCAAGGGCGGGCTGGTCTGTTCCGGCGGGTTCTGCCGCTGGGAGCCGGCCTTCAAGGGGTTTAAGGCGGTTTGGAACTGGAAGTTCTAA
- a CDS encoding T9SS type A sorting domain-containing protein produces the protein MKESIVKRRILVAAILLAVGVSPIMAIGINGAVNKTFSPEVYLADAGPTGAKAGDYTANSFSAWPPNGGWTMDPISGDGAWLQGSLEMGSGVSPDSGCQGTLNFAEFDSWDFAVGVIGDIISPEITLPNPADDCSLSFYVWNHYYSTPGYNFDSLFVQITGDGGGNWSNLALVTGDINAWSYQALSLSSYAGQTIQVRFRAKSDYGASNMSLDEVRIGRRPVQDVGMVSILTPGKSMPEEASPAAVVVNKGAGTETFEVICTIDSAGTEVYADSKFVSSLASGAQQSVVFASYAPAIGNGNIYTATFNTLLAGDGDPGNDTLACSFNSYTEQRTVLGMDYTALWCTWCPWHQVAWKMLKEEVGDSLCVMGLHSSSTGDSFYVAHCADLKNYYALGTGLPTSIMDGMITWVGSDTSGAGLGQYNAFRSSFDKRKMIRSPFNFTLDGTYNGGTGTLNVTTNYPGATPIPVTVWVAVIEASKHTHWPTVASALPQDSIYDFVRDVLPASAGDTFSVTGGTVSRNYPFTINAGWNASELSFVVWAESRGLKENLQAGEIQLSELTGVTGKPNDSSLESRTQLLPCFPNPSGGQMVFSYDLGVSQQVDLRVYDICGRLVQTLVSERQEAGVHKINWKGYGHNGQKLSNGIYFYKLSTEDYSSVKKLMILK, from the coding sequence ATGAAGGAAAGCATTGTGAAGCGACGAATATTGGTAGCGGCCATTCTTTTAGCGGTTGGTGTTTCGCCGATCATGGCGATCGGCATCAATGGTGCCGTAAATAAAACTTTCTCCCCTGAAGTATATCTGGCTGACGCCGGGCCAACCGGGGCCAAGGCCGGGGATTATACCGCCAATTCCTTCAGTGCCTGGCCTCCCAACGGCGGATGGACGATGGATCCGATCTCGGGTGACGGGGCCTGGCTGCAGGGGTCCCTGGAGATGGGCAGCGGGGTCTCCCCGGACAGCGGCTGCCAAGGGACCCTGAACTTCGCCGAGTTCGATTCCTGGGACTTTGCGGTGGGCGTGATCGGTGATATCATCTCCCCGGAGATCACACTGCCCAATCCGGCTGATGACTGCAGCCTGAGTTTTTACGTCTGGAATCATTATTACTCCACCCCGGGCTATAATTTCGATTCCCTATTCGTTCAGATCACCGGGGATGGGGGAGGGAACTGGTCCAACCTGGCGCTGGTGACCGGTGATATCAATGCGTGGTCTTACCAAGCCCTTTCTTTAAGTTCCTATGCCGGGCAGACCATCCAGGTCAGGTTCCGGGCCAAGAGCGATTACGGAGCCTCCAATATGAGCCTCGACGAGGTCCGGATAGGCAGGCGCCCGGTTCAGGATGTGGGAATGGTCAGCATCTTGACCCCCGGGAAATCCATGCCGGAAGAGGCCTCCCCGGCGGCCGTGGTCGTCAACAAGGGAGCGGGGACCGAGACCTTCGAGGTAATCTGCACCATCGACTCGGCGGGAACTGAAGTCTACGCCGATTCAAAATTTGTCAGCAGCCTGGCGTCCGGGGCCCAGCAGAGCGTGGTCTTCGCATCCTACGCTCCGGCCATCGGCAATGGCAACATCTATACCGCTACCTTCAACACTCTTCTGGCAGGCGACGGAGATCCCGGCAACGATACCCTGGCCTGCAGTTTCAACAGCTACACCGAACAGCGGACGGTGCTGGGCATGGATTATACTGCCCTGTGGTGCACTTGGTGCCCCTGGCACCAGGTGGCCTGGAAGATGTTAAAGGAGGAGGTAGGCGACTCCCTGTGCGTGATGGGCCTTCATTCCAGCAGCACCGGGGACAGTTTTTATGTGGCCCACTGTGCCGATCTGAAAAATTATTATGCCCTTGGCACCGGACTGCCGACCTCCATTATGGATGGGATGATCACCTGGGTCGGCTCGGATACCTCCGGAGCCGGCCTCGGGCAGTACAACGCTTTTCGCTCCAGCTTTGATAAACGGAAAATGATCAGATCCCCTTTCAATTTCACGCTTGACGGCACATATAACGGAGGCACCGGAACTTTGAATGTTACCACCAACTATCCCGGAGCCACGCCCATCCCGGTCACCGTTTGGGTGGCCGTCATCGAAGCCAGCAAGCACACCCACTGGCCGACGGTGGCCAGCGCCTTACCACAGGACAGTATATATGACTTCGTGCGCGATGTACTGCCGGCTTCGGCCGGCGACACCTTCAGTGTGACCGGGGGAACGGTCAGCAGGAACTATCCTTTCACAATAAATGCGGGATGGAATGCCAGTGAACTGTCCTTTGTGGTCTGGGCCGAGAGCCGCGGGCTCAAGGAGAACCTGCAGGCTGGGGAGATCCAATTATCGGAGCTTACCGGCGTGACCGGCAAACCCAATGATTCAAGCCTGGAATCAAGGACCCAATTGTTGCCGTGCTTTCCCAACCCCTCCGGCGGTCAGATGGTATTCAGTTATGATCTGGGTGTCTCCCAACAGGTCGACCTGAGAGTTTACGATATCTGCGGACGGTTGGTGCAGACCTTGGTGAGTGAAAGGCAGGAGGCCGGGGTTCATAAAATAAATTGGAAAGGGTACGGCCATAATGGACAAAAATTGTCCAATGGGATATATTTCTATAAACTCTCGACCGAAGATTATTCATCGGTGAAAAAACTAATGATATTGAAATAG
- a CDS encoding UbiA family prenyltransferase, whose amino-acid sequence MDRKKSHFLDYFFVLRPILLVPAWTMLLVGYCQAQGHLSITLMLPGKFWLAMLLYSGLMGAVYIVNQIFDVETDRLNKKLFLVAEGYVSKKAIIIEACLLFALALIVGFWRYSVLFGVIITLSGILGLLYSVPPFKFKAKPFLDMLANGLGYGLLAFAVGWLSAGRDNANLWLFSMPYVLAVSAVYLNTTIPDHSSDKATNNITTGVFLGIKATRWLALALMLGSLLLSIHFKDHLCLAASGAALPLFVMAVISGNMKWTMLSYQAGSLMLVVLSGMLFPVFIPILIATFLALKFYHKWRFGMDYPKFADRA is encoded by the coding sequence ATGGACCGCAAAAAATCACACTTCTTGGACTATTTTTTCGTCCTGCGTCCCATCCTGCTGGTGCCGGCCTGGACCATGCTGTTGGTGGGCTATTGCCAGGCGCAGGGGCATCTTTCGATCACCCTTATGCTGCCCGGCAAATTCTGGCTGGCCATGCTGCTATACAGCGGCTTGATGGGGGCGGTCTACATAGTCAACCAGATATTCGACGTGGAGACCGACCGGCTGAATAAAAAACTGTTCCTGGTGGCCGAGGGCTATGTCAGCAAAAAGGCCATTATTATTGAGGCTTGTCTGCTTTTTGCCCTGGCGTTGATCGTTGGCTTTTGGAGATACTCCGTTCTGTTCGGGGTCATTATCACGCTATCGGGAATATTGGGGCTGCTTTATTCGGTGCCGCCGTTCAAGTTCAAGGCCAAACCTTTCCTGGATATGCTGGCCAACGGCCTGGGATACGGCCTGCTGGCCTTTGCCGTCGGCTGGCTATCGGCCGGCCGCGACAATGCCAATCTATGGTTGTTCTCCATGCCATATGTGCTGGCTGTCTCCGCAGTATACCTGAACACCACCATCCCGGATCATAGCTCGGACAAGGCCACCAACAATATCACCACCGGGGTCTTTCTGGGCATCAAAGCCACCCGCTGGCTGGCCCTGGCCCTGATGCTGGGCAGCTTGTTGCTGTCGATCCACTTTAAAGACCATCTCTGCCTGGCGGCTTCAGGCGCGGCCCTGCCGTTGTTCGTGATGGCCGTGATCTCGGGCAATATGAAATGGACCATGCTGTCCTACCAGGCCGGCTCGCTGATGCTGGTGGTCCTTTCCGGCATGCTATTCCCGGTGTTTATTCCGATACTGATAGCTACTTTCCTGGCCCTGAAGTTCTACCACAAATGGCGGTTCGGCATGGATTACCCCAAGTTCGCCGATAGGGCATAA
- the amrB gene encoding AmmeMemoRadiSam system protein B codes for MDIRSSIIAGSWYPGEADKLSAQIKKYLAAATKVESEGRLTGIIVPHAGYMYSGPTAAYAYKNIDPENISTVIMVGPSHSAYFEGAAVYGFGAWETPLGKTEIDSKLAEEIISHDPKYINDNPGAHAKEHSLEIQLPFLQSVLRSGFRIVPIMLYDQSLASCDRLAQAMAGTVKGRDDVLLLASSDLSHYHSQAEAQKLDKLVVDDVKKYDPEKLAGDLAFEKCEACGGGPIVTVMLACRYLGADKSVVYDYRTSGDVTGDKGQVVGYLAAGLYKSRVAKV; via the coding sequence ATGGATATAAGAAGTTCCATCATCGCCGGGAGCTGGTATCCGGGAGAAGCCGATAAGCTGTCGGCCCAGATAAAAAAATATCTTGCTGCGGCAACGAAGGTCGAAAGCGAAGGCCGGTTGACGGGCATCATAGTCCCCCATGCCGGATACATGTATTCCGGACCGACCGCGGCCTATGCCTACAAGAACATCGATCCTGAAAACATCTCCACCGTTATCATGGTGGGCCCCAGCCATAGTGCCTATTTCGAGGGGGCGGCGGTCTATGGCTTCGGTGCCTGGGAGACGCCGCTGGGAAAGACCGAGATAGACTCCAAGTTGGCCGAAGAGATAATTTCCCATGATCCAAAATATATCAATGACAATCCCGGAGCCCATGCTAAGGAGCATTCGTTGGAGATACAGCTTCCGTTCCTGCAATCGGTGTTGAGGTCGGGGTTCAGGATCGTGCCCATAATGCTCTACGACCAGTCACTGGCCTCCTGCGACCGCTTGGCCCAGGCCATGGCCGGGACGGTCAAGGGGCGGGACGATGTCCTGCTGCTGGCCTCTAGCGACCTGTCGCACTACCATTCCCAGGCCGAGGCCCAAAAGCTCGATAAATTGGTAGTGGACGACGTGAAGAAATATGACCCGGAAAAGCTGGCCGGAGACCTGGCCTTTGAAAAATGCGAGGCCTGCGGAGGCGGCCCGATAGTGACCGTAATGCTGGCATGCCGTTATCTGGGGGCGGATAAATCCGTGGTCTATGACTACCGGACCTCCGGCGATGTGACCGGAGACAAGGGCCAGGTGGTGGGGTACCTGGCGGCGGGGCTTTATAAAAGCAGGGTAGCAAAGGTTTAA
- the amrA gene encoding AmmeMemoRadiSam system protein A has protein sequence MKDRLTAEEKRELFRIAHQSIEAEVKGKDAPKFKPLTARLAELRGVFVTLKEGGNLRGCIGYIEGIRPLYQAVAEMAVAAATGDPRFPPVTTRELPELEYEISVLTPKRQIDSPEEFMVGKHGIIVQRGGRSGVFLPQVAAEEGWTREETLSYLCLHKAGLPANAWKDKETKLFVFEAEVLEEKDIR, from the coding sequence ATGAAAGACAGGTTGACAGCGGAAGAGAAAAGGGAGCTTTTCCGGATAGCGCACCAGTCAATAGAAGCCGAGGTTAAGGGGAAGGATGCGCCAAAATTCAAGCCTTTGACCGCCAGGCTGGCCGAACTGCGGGGCGTTTTCGTCACCCTGAAAGAGGGCGGCAATCTGCGGGGCTGCATCGGATATATAGAGGGCATAAGGCCGCTGTATCAGGCGGTGGCGGAGATGGCGGTAGCGGCGGCCACCGGGGACCCCCGTTTCCCTCCGGTGACAACAAGAGAGTTGCCGGAATTGGAGTATGAGATATCGGTATTGACCCCCAAGAGGCAGATAGATTCGCCCGAGGAGTTCATGGTAGGCAAACATGGGATCATAGTCCAGCGGGGAGGGCGCTCAGGGGTGTTTTTACCGCAGGTGGCGGCCGAGGAGGGCTGGACCCGCGAGGAGACCTTGTCCTACCTGTGCCTGCACAAGGCCGGTCTGCCGGCCAACGCCTGGAAGGATAAGGAGACGAAGTTGTTTGTGTTTGAGGCGGAAGTGCTGGAGGAAAAGGATATCAGATAA
- a CDS encoding zinc ribbon domain-containing protein, whose product MDRTPNDLISCRECQKTVSPNARSCPHCGAPQPANQSWNGWGFDWKSKTSYYGWPLVHISVGKDRHGKLRVARGWIAIGQFGIGAITIAQFGVGIVFGFGQIILGTTAIAQIAVALLFGMGQLATGYIAVGQIVFGYYGLCQAGLAEHLWSQKFRDPEAVRFFLGLKRQALALIGK is encoded by the coding sequence ATGGACCGGACGCCGAACGATCTGATCTCCTGCCGGGAGTGCCAAAAGACGGTCAGCCCCAACGCTCGGAGCTGCCCCCATTGCGGGGCGCCCCAGCCGGCCAACCAAAGCTGGAACGGGTGGGGGTTCGACTGGAAGTCCAAAACCTCCTACTACGGCTGGCCGCTGGTCCACATCTCGGTGGGCAAGGACCGCCACGGCAAGCTTCGGGTGGCCAGGGGCTGGATCGCCATCGGGCAGTTCGGCATCGGCGCCATAACCATCGCCCAGTTCGGAGTGGGGATAGTGTTCGGCTTCGGGCAGATCATCCTGGGAACCACGGCCATCGCCCAGATCGCGGTAGCCCTGCTGTTCGGGATGGGGCAGCTGGCCACCGGCTACATCGCGGTGGGACAGATCGTTTTCGGATACTACGGCCTATGCCAGGCGGGCTTGGCGGAGCATCTCTGGAGCCAGAAGTTCCGGGATCCCGAGGCGGTGAGGTTCTTTCTGGGCCTAAAAAGACAGGCCTTAGCGTTAATCGGAAAATAA